The nucleotide sequence GCCTTCAGTGCGAGATCGGCGAGCCCCTCCGCCATCAGGCACTGTGGCGTGTTCACCAGGAAGATCGTCTGCTCGTGCTCGCCTTGAGCAACGATGCCGACTTCCTTGTGACAGTGCTCTGTGTGGTGGCCTGGGTACGCTTCGTGCGCGATCAGGTGCGGCAGTCCTGACATGTGCTGCTTGAGGTCGGCGTTGATCGCTACGCGCGACCTGAAGTCGCCGAGGTAGTAATTGAACCCGGACCACGGTTTGTCGGTCACGATCTCGAATTCGATCCGCTCCTGTGCGGGCAGGCCGAACCGAGTGCGGACACGATCGCGCAGCGCGCTAGCGAATGCGTCGACGCACTCATTGAGCCGCTCGGGCGGGATCTCTTCGGTTGCGCGGTGCGCACGCATCCGCTCGGCGAGATCTCCAGATCCCGGAAGCACTTCGTGGAGAGCGCGGTGCGCCGCACGGTAGGTGTCCTCATCTCCGAGTCCGATGCGGACGTCAAAGTAGTCCGCGACCTCGTCGAGAAAGCCGACGTCGTCACCCGCGAATTTGCGGGCCGAGCATTCCAGCGCCCGCAAGTGCACATCCAGGAAGGCGGTTCGCTCTGGGCCCAGGCCGCTCCCTTCGAGTTCGCCACGCAGCCGACGGGCCTGGGCTGCAAGCTCGGCCGGTTGCGGTGGCGGTTCGCTCGCAACGACTCGGCGCAAGGCTGGGTCGCCAGTGTAGGCGTCGACGAACCCCTCTTCGAGGCGATCGAATCTCAAACCCAGCAGCAGATAGTCACGCACCACCGGAAGCATGGCTGGTGTAGGAGAATCCATGCCAACCGACCTTAGTCGCAACAGGACCAGTGCCCTGAGGTTAGGATCCTTTGCGGAACGTTCGTCAGCGGCACAGGGGGTTTGATCATAAGTCCGATCAGTGGTTCCGGCTTCGACGGTTGCGCGGCCTCCGCTTCTTCTGCGGCGCGATGAGCGAGCCCAGTCCGTATGTCGCGCTTGAGCGCGATCAGTGGCGCGCGCTGCGCAAGTCGCAGCCTATGGTGCTGACGGAGAATGAACTGCGTGGCCTGCGTGGCCTCGGCGAGCAAATCGACCTTGCCGAAGTCGAGGAGGTGTACTTGCCGCTTTCGCGGCTCATTCACCTTCAGGTGGCTGCCCGGCAGCGACTATTCGCCGCGACCGCGACATTTCTCGGCGAGGCACACCCCGATCAGCAGGTCCCGTTCGTCATCGGTGTCGCGGGCAGCGTGGCGGTAGGCAAGTCAACCACCGCTCGTGTACTGCAGGCGTTGCTCGCACGGTGGGAACGCCATCCGCGGGTGGATCTCGTCACCACAGATGGATTTCTGTATCCGTCCCGCGAACTCAACCGTCTTGGCATCATGCACCGCAAGGGATTTCCCGAAAGCTATGACCGGCGTGCGCTGTTGCGCTTCGTTACTGAGGTGAAGTCGGGAAATCCGGAGGTATCCGCACCGGTGTATTCCCACCACTTGTATGACATCGTCGCGGGCGCGCGGCACGTGGTGCGTCAGCCTGACATTCTGATCATCGAGGGTCTCAACGTGTTACAGACGGGACCGACGTTGATGGTGTCGGATCTCTTCGACTTCTCGGTCTACGTGGACGCTCGGATCGAGGACATCGAACACTGGTACGTCCAGCGGTTCCTGACGCTTCGTAAGACCGCGTTCGCTGATCCGCGGTCACACTTCCACCACTACGCGAGCCTCAACGATGACCAGGCTCGAATTCAGGCAAAAGAAATCTGGGACACGATCAACAGGCCCAACCTCGTAGAGAACATCCTTCCGACCCGTCCGCGCGCGACGCTGGTGCTGCGCAAGGACAGCAGCCACCGCGTTAACCGGATCCGGCTGCGGAAGCTCTAATCCAGTTAGACCCCGAAACGTCGGTGGC is from Hoyosella subflava DQS3-9A1 and encodes:
- a CDS encoding DUF885 domain-containing protein — protein: MDSPTPAMLPVVRDYLLLGLRFDRLEEGFVDAYTGDPALRRVVASEPPPQPAELAAQARRLRGELEGSGLGPERTAFLDVHLRALECSARKFAGDDVGFLDEVADYFDVRIGLGDEDTYRAAHRALHEVLPGSGDLAERMRAHRATEEIPPERLNECVDAFASALRDRVRTRFGLPAQERIEFEIVTDKPWSGFNYYLGDFRSRVAINADLKQHMSGLPHLIAHEAYPGHHTEHCHKEVGIVAQGEHEQTIFLVNTPQCLMAEGLADLALKAAVGPVWGLWAQEIFADLGLRFDGELAERISAAAAGLLGVRQDAAIMLHDQHRSHDDVARFLQRWSLITPQRARQTLRFLTSPLWRAYISTYVEGYRLLSTWLGQGPDGVTQEQRFRRLLDEPLIPSQLR
- the coaA gene encoding type I pantothenate kinase, with the translated sequence MSEPSPYVALERDQWRALRKSQPMVLTENELRGLRGLGEQIDLAEVEEVYLPLSRLIHLQVAARQRLFAATATFLGEAHPDQQVPFVIGVAGSVAVGKSTTARVLQALLARWERHPRVDLVTTDGFLYPSRELNRLGIMHRKGFPESYDRRALLRFVTEVKSGNPEVSAPVYSHHLYDIVAGARHVVRQPDILIIEGLNVLQTGPTLMVSDLFDFSVYVDARIEDIEHWYVQRFLTLRKTAFADPRSHFHHYASLNDDQARIQAKEIWDTINRPNLVENILPTRPRATLVLRKDSSHRVNRIRLRKL